The following coding sequences lie in one Danio rerio strain Tuebingen ecotype United States chromosome 3, GRCz12tu, whole genome shotgun sequence genomic window:
- the LOC141381111 gene encoding zinc-binding protein A33-like isoform X1, whose product MASLSEDDFSCPVCHDIFKDPVVLSCSHSVCNECLQQFWKTKKTQECPVCRRLSSHDPLRNLVLKNLCELFLNERKEKPSSGSEEICSLHGEKLKLFCLDDKEPVCVVCRDSKQHDSHKFRPIGEAVSSQKEELNTALNSLRENLKHNEDVKGEFEKTVQFIKTQADDTEHQIKHEFEKLHQFLRDGEAATIAALRKEEKQKKQMMKEKLEEINTHISALSHTIRDMDEMLKANDVCFLKEFPGSMERVQISQPNLQMPSGALIHVSQYLGNLQYRVWRKMQDIIQYFPVILDPNTAHPSLIVSEDLTSTRGTENEQPVPDNPERFDCYISVLGSESFSSGRHSWDVEVKYSSGWNIGVTAASNQRKGNLF is encoded by the exons ATGGCTTCCCTATCTGAGGATGATTTTTCTTGTCCTGTCTGTCATGACATTTTTAAGGATCCAGTAGTTTTATCCTGTAGTCACAGTGTGTGTAATGAGTGTCTTCAGCAGTTCTGGAAAACAAAGAAAACTCAGGAGTGTCCCGTCTGCAGGAGACTGTCAAGTCATGATCCTCTGCGTAATCTAGTGTTAAAAAACTTGTGCGAGTTGTTCTTGAATGAGAGAAAAGAGAAACCTTCATCAGGATCAGAGGAGATCTGCAGTTTACATGGTGAGAAACTCAAGCTCTTCTGCCTGGATGACAAAGAGCCGGTGTGTGTAGTGTGCAGAGACTCAAAACAACATGACAGTCACAAATTCAGACCCATCGGTGAAGCGGTTTCATCACAGAAG gAAGAGCTCAATACAGCACTGAACTCCTTACGGGAGAATCTTAAGCACAATGAAGACGTTAAAGGAGAGTTTGAGAAAACCGTTCAGTTCATCAAG acTCAAGCCGATGACACCGAGCATCAGATTAAACATGAGTTTGAGAAGCTTCATCAGTTTCTGCGAGATGGAGAAGCAGCTACAATCGCTGCACTGAGGAAAGAAGAGAAACAGAAGAAGCAGATGATGAAGGAGAAGCTGGAGgagataaacacacacatctcAGCTCTTTCACACACGATCAGAGACATGGACGAGATGCTGAAAGCCAATGACGTCTGCTTTCTGAAGGAGTTTCCAGGCTCAATGGAAAG AGTTCAGATCTCACAGCCCAATCTACAGATGCCCTCTGGAGCTTTGATTCACGTGTCTCAGTACTTGGGGAACCTGCAGTACAGAGTCTGGAGGAAGATGCAGGACATCATCCAGTACT TTCCTGTGattctggatccaaacacagcacacccaTCTTTAATTGTGTCTGAAGATCTAACCAGCACGAGAGGGACTGAGAACGAACAACCTGTTCCTGATAATCCAGAGCGATTCGACTGTTATATCAGTGTTCTGGGTTCAGAGAGTTTTAGCTCAGGAAGACACAGCTGGGATGTGGAGGTGAAATACAGTTCAGGCTGGAATATTGGAGTAACTGCAGCATCAAACCAGAGAAAGGGAAACCTTTTCTAA
- the LOC141381111 gene encoding zinc-binding protein A33-like isoform X2 — MASLSEDDFSCPVCHDIFKDPVVLSCSHSVCNECLQQFWKTKKTQECPVCRRLSSHDPLRNLVLKNLCELFLNERKEKPSSGSEEICSLHGEKLKLFCLDDKEPVCVVCRDSKQHDSHKFRPIGEAVSSQKTQADDTEHQIKHEFEKLHQFLRDGEAATIAALRKEEKQKKQMMKEKLEEINTHISALSHTIRDMDEMLKANDVCFLKEFPGSMERVQISQPNLQMPSGALIHVSQYLGNLQYRVWRKMQDIIQYFPVILDPNTAHPSLIVSEDLTSTRGTENEQPVPDNPERFDCYISVLGSESFSSGRHSWDVEVKYSSGWNIGVTAASNQRKGNLF, encoded by the exons ATGGCTTCCCTATCTGAGGATGATTTTTCTTGTCCTGTCTGTCATGACATTTTTAAGGATCCAGTAGTTTTATCCTGTAGTCACAGTGTGTGTAATGAGTGTCTTCAGCAGTTCTGGAAAACAAAGAAAACTCAGGAGTGTCCCGTCTGCAGGAGACTGTCAAGTCATGATCCTCTGCGTAATCTAGTGTTAAAAAACTTGTGCGAGTTGTTCTTGAATGAGAGAAAAGAGAAACCTTCATCAGGATCAGAGGAGATCTGCAGTTTACATGGTGAGAAACTCAAGCTCTTCTGCCTGGATGACAAAGAGCCGGTGTGTGTAGTGTGCAGAGACTCAAAACAACATGACAGTCACAAATTCAGACCCATCGGTGAAGCGGTTTCATCACAGAAG acTCAAGCCGATGACACCGAGCATCAGATTAAACATGAGTTTGAGAAGCTTCATCAGTTTCTGCGAGATGGAGAAGCAGCTACAATCGCTGCACTGAGGAAAGAAGAGAAACAGAAGAAGCAGATGATGAAGGAGAAGCTGGAGgagataaacacacacatctcAGCTCTTTCACACACGATCAGAGACATGGACGAGATGCTGAAAGCCAATGACGTCTGCTTTCTGAAGGAGTTTCCAGGCTCAATGGAAAG AGTTCAGATCTCACAGCCCAATCTACAGATGCCCTCTGGAGCTTTGATTCACGTGTCTCAGTACTTGGGGAACCTGCAGTACAGAGTCTGGAGGAAGATGCAGGACATCATCCAGTACT TTCCTGTGattctggatccaaacacagcacacccaTCTTTAATTGTGTCTGAAGATCTAACCAGCACGAGAGGGACTGAGAACGAACAACCTGTTCCTGATAATCCAGAGCGATTCGACTGTTATATCAGTGTTCTGGGTTCAGAGAGTTTTAGCTCAGGAAGACACAGCTGGGATGTGGAGGTGAAATACAGTTCAGGCTGGAATATTGGAGTAACTGCAGCATCAAACCAGAGAAAGGGAAACCTTTTCTAA